In one window of Phoenix dactylifera cultivar Barhee BC4 unplaced genomic scaffold, palm_55x_up_171113_PBpolish2nd_filt_p 001291F, whole genome shotgun sequence DNA:
- the LOC103696919 gene encoding zinc finger protein ENHYDROUS-like, which translates to MPVELENSSVMTVSNSVSGEASVSSSGQQQAAPLPPPAPAKKKRNLPGMPDPNAEVIALSPKTLMATNRFVCEICNKGFQRDQNLQLHRRGHNLPWKLRQRTGKEARKRVYVCPEPSCVHHDPSRALGDLTGIKKHFCRKHGEKKWKCDKCSKKYAVQSDWKAHSKTCGTREYRCDCGTLFSRRDSFITHRAFCDALAEESAKAQTNNTNAAAPTAPANKKAEEDGRAASAPAPVPETSPPLATMVRTELPRQQVASPEHQREPENPASGILQYMPPPPPPPPPPSSITIGSSNSSGTTSSSGGISSGSSASLFASLFASASATTPAQGTNFSDLISAMSRTDRALAVEPPSLCLSTNGPAASLFSQPPQERRPFHPPPPPSPHMSATALLQKAAQMGATATSSSFLRGFGLSTSFGHQDGLNDSSLHWRPQQQQLEPEPAPILSAGLGLGLPYESTAAAAVLPDLMMGPPPLFGPKPATLDFLGLGMGPVGGAATTGLSALITSIGGGLDMGAGAAAAGRFGGGGSPGKA; encoded by the exons ATGCCGGTGGAATTGGAGAATTCTTCCGTGATGACCGTCTCCAACTCGGTCTCCGGCGAGGCCAGCGTGTCCTCCTCCGGCCAGCAGCAGGCCGCGCCGCTGCCGCCGCCCGCTCCGGCCAAGAAGAAACGCAATCTCCCCGGAATGCCAG ATCCGAATGCGGAGGTGATAGCGCTGTCGCCGAAGACGCTAATGGCGACGAATAGGTTCGTGTGCGAGATCTGCAACAAAGGGTTCCAGAGGGACCAGAACCTCCAGCTGCATCGTAGGGGGCACAACCTGCCGTGGAAGCTGAGGCAGAGGACGGGAAAGGAGGCGAGGAAGCGGGTGTACGTGTGCCCGGAGCCGAGCTGCGTCCATCACGACCCCTCGCGGGCGCTCGGCGACCTCACCGGCATCAAGAAGCACTTCTGCCGGAAGCACGGCGAGAAGAAGTGGAAGTGCGACAAGTGCTCGAAGAAGTATGCCGTCCAGTCCGACTGGAAGGCCCATTCCAAGacctgcggcacccgagagtaCCGCTGCGACTGCGGCACCCTCTTCTCCCG GCGGGATAGCTTTATCACGCACAGGGCGTTCTGCGACGCGCTGGCGGAGGAGAGCGCCAAGGCACAGACGAACAACACCAACGCCGCGGCACCGACTGCGCCGGCGaacaagaaggcggaggaggacGGGAGGGCGGCTTCGGCGCCGGCGccggtgccggagacgtctccgcctcTGGCGACGATGGTGCGGACCGAGTTGCCGCGCCAGCAGGTGGCGTCGCCGGAGCATCAGCGAG AGCCGGAGAACCCAGCCTCTGGAATTCTCCAGTacatgccgccgccgccgccgccgccgccgccaccatcCTCCATCACCATTGgcagcagcaacagcagcgGCACCACGAGCAGCAGTGGGGGCATTAGCAGCGGCAGCAGCGCCAGCCTGTTCGCAAGCCTCTTCGCGTCCGCCTCCGCCACCACCCCGGCGCAGGGCACCAACTTTTCTGACCTTATCAGCGCAATGAGCCGCACCGACCGCGCCCTTGCTGTGGAGCCCCCCTCTTTGTGCCTGTCTACCAATGGGCCTGCTGCTTCCCTATTCTCGCAGCCGCCTCAGGAGCGCCGCCCGTTTCATCCGCCGCCACCGCCGTCCCCCCACATGTCCGCCACCGCCCTGCTGCAGAAGGCCGCCCAGATGGGCGCCACCGCCAcgagctcctccttcctccgTGGCTTCGGGCTCTCAACCTCCTTCGGTCACCAGGACGGCCTCAATGACAGCAGCCTCCATTGGCGTCCCCAGCAGCAACAACTGGAACCGGAGCCTGCCCCAATTCTGTCGGCCGGTCTTGGACTTGGTCTTCCCTATGAGAGCACTGCCGCCGCAGCAGTTCTGCCTGACCTAATGATGGGCCCGCCGCCGCTGTTCGGACCAAAGCCGGCGACTTTGGACTTTCTGGGGCTCGGGATGGGACCGGTAGGTGGTGCGGCCACCACCGGACTATCGGCGTTGATCACTTCGATCGGAGGAGGGCTCGACATGGGTGCTGGCGCAGCTGCAGCTGGCCGTTTTGGAGGAGGGGGCTCGCCGGGGAAGGCGTGA